The Sphingomonas astaxanthinifaciens DSM 22298 genome has a segment encoding these proteins:
- a CDS encoding bleomycin resistance protein, whose translation MADFQTPNLPSRDFDRTVAFMTPLGFEPGYRSDGWMIMTRGSLQVEYFAYPDLPAEHGYGCCLRLDDLDSFYETCFAAGVPVCTTGTPRLHPAIEESWGRRAALIDPDGVLFHLIQN comes from the coding sequence ATGGCCGACTTCCAGACCCCGAACCTTCCCAGCCGCGACTTCGACCGCACGGTCGCCTTCATGACCCCGCTTGGGTTCGAGCCGGGCTATCGGTCCGACGGCTGGATGATCATGACCCGCGGTTCGCTCCAGGTCGAATATTTCGCCTATCCCGACCTTCCGGCCGAGCATGGCTATGGCTGCTGCCTGCGGCTCGACGACCTCGATTCCTTCTACGAGACCTGCTTTGCCGCCGGCGTGCCCGTGTGCACTACCGGAACCCCGCGGCTCCATCCCGCGATCGAGGAAAGCTGGGGTCGCCGGGCGGCGTTGATCGACCCCGACGGCGTCCTCTTCCACCTCATCCAGAACTGA
- the rpsI gene encoding 30S ribosomal protein S9, with amino-acid sequence MADKKSLADLGALTSQPAPAPEAVAAPAETAADDAAPATEAASDEPAPFVPAVSDAPLREQQLDKFGRAYATGRRKDAVARVWLKPGSGKIVVNGRDQEVYFARPTLRLVINQPFGITDRVGQYDIIATVKGGGLSGQAGAVLHGIAQALSRYEPVLRTTVKRAGFLTRDPRVVERKKYGKAKARRSFQFSKR; translated from the coding sequence ATGGCCGACAAGAAGTCCCTCGCCGATCTCGGTGCCCTGACCAGCCAGCCGGCCCCGGCTCCGGAAGCCGTCGCTGCGCCGGCCGAGACCGCCGCCGACGATGCCGCCCCGGCGACCGAAGCCGCCTCGGACGAGCCGGCCCCGTTCGTTCCGGCCGTCTCCGACGCCCCGCTGCGTGAGCAGCAGCTCGACAAGTTCGGCCGCGCCTATGCGACCGGCCGCCGCAAGGACGCCGTTGCGCGCGTCTGGCTCAAGCCGGGCTCGGGCAAGATCGTGGTCAACGGCCGCGACCAGGAAGTCTATTTCGCCCGTCCGACGCTGCGCCTGGTGATCAACCAGCCGTTCGGCATCACCGACCGCGTCGGCCAGTATGACATCATCGCCACCGTCAAGGGCGGCGGTCTGTCGGGCCAGGCCGGTGCGGTGCTGCACGGCATCGCCCAGGCCCTGTCGCGCTACGAGCCGGTGCTCCGCACCACCGTCAAGCGCGCCGGCTTCCTGACCCGCGATCCGCGAGTCGTCGAGCGCAAGAAGTACGGCAAGGCCAAGGCCCGCCGCAGCTTCCAGTTCTCGAAGCGCTAA
- the rplM gene encoding 50S ribosomal protein L13, with translation MKALMKTTKSAKPAEVEKKWHLIDAEGLVVGRVATIIANILRGKHKPSFTPHVDCGDHVVVINADKVRFTGRKAQQKIYYKHTGYAGGLKETTAAKVLDGRFPERVLEKAVERMIPRGPLGRDQMRALHLYNGTEHPHAGQDPQVLDVGAMNRKNKVGA, from the coding sequence ATGAAGGCGCTGATGAAGACCACCAAGTCGGCCAAGCCGGCGGAGGTCGAGAAGAAGTGGCATCTCATTGATGCCGAGGGCCTGGTCGTCGGCCGTGTCGCCACGATCATCGCCAACATCCTGCGCGGCAAGCACAAGCCGAGCTTCACCCCGCACGTCGATTGCGGCGACCATGTCGTCGTCATCAACGCCGACAAGGTCCGCTTCACTGGCCGCAAGGCGCAGCAGAAGATCTACTACAAGCACACCGGTTATGCCGGCGGCCTGAAGGAAACGACCGCGGCCAAGGTGCTCGACGGCCGCTTCCCCGAGCGCGTCCTCGAGAAGGCCGTCGAGCGGATGATCCCGCGCGGGCCGCTGGGCCGCGACCAGATGCGCGCCCTTCACCTCTACAACGGCACCGAGCACCCGCACGCGGGTCAGGACCCGCAGGTCCTCGACGTCGGCGCCATGAACCGCAAGAACAAGGTGGGCGCATAA
- a CDS encoding M20/M25/M40 family metallo-hydrolase: MRKAWLLALIVLGLLAGMAATRWLTAPPPLRTANAAGEFDAVRAKARLARVLGDQSPHPADSAASDRVRNALVAELRAMGLSPRVDDRFACNNLHKQPGVACARVRNIVVTLGEMPNAPHLLVNSHYDSVPVGPGASDAGMGVAAMLETAYLLKDRKLSRSVTLLFNEGEELGLAGARAFLDGDPLKDRVDALVNLEARGTTGPVNMFETNVPNAQAIDWFSRAAPHPVASSLAVSAYRLIPNYTDVNSFAEDRRWVTLNFAPIGNETRYHSPGDNLAGQDPATLQHMGDQLLALAGSIQPGAYPAETRGERLFMTVPPLGLLVLPMSAGIAAAIGLGLLFVARVHRRRAWPAVVLILGTIIAATAAVYAALAVVGSLREGQFWRAHPVLTEGAIYATVIAVGLAALRLARRLEVRKWRVAFWLVYLLLGAALSTVASGALIYFLLAPAVFALALLAGFRSERAETWLSLLAALVLYLSLGSMVGLLQDLVNGGPLAIFGLFGGLLILPWLIEAKPLLDDLPRRAFLVGAAALVLLAWLPPALAPAYSADRQQQWTLQYVREEGKPPAWSIVNDRKPLPTDLQRIAQWRQGQLPLGKRLRWIARAPAQLGFADPRLDPVGDIALGSGRSLLFWLATGGADTVSLTIERQGALLAGGFNGRTVALKPEARVPYTVTCTGRSCDGAVVRLDLVKAPVTVQLTATHWRLPPVAAPLAAARPAFARPQYLPDATILVSRVRL; this comes from the coding sequence ATGCGCAAGGCGTGGCTGCTGGCTTTGATCGTGCTCGGGCTGCTGGCGGGCATGGCCGCGACCCGCTGGCTGACCGCCCCGCCCCCCTTGCGCACCGCCAACGCCGCCGGTGAATTCGACGCCGTCCGCGCCAAGGCGCGGCTCGCGCGGGTGCTCGGGGACCAGTCCCCCCACCCCGCCGACAGCGCCGCCAGCGATCGTGTCCGCAACGCCCTCGTCGCCGAGCTTCGCGCCATGGGCCTCTCCCCGCGCGTCGACGACCGCTTCGCCTGCAACAACCTCCACAAGCAGCCGGGCGTCGCCTGCGCCCGCGTCCGCAACATCGTCGTCACGCTCGGCGAGATGCCCAATGCCCCCCACCTCCTCGTCAATTCGCATTACGACAGCGTCCCTGTCGGGCCGGGCGCGAGCGATGCGGGCATGGGCGTCGCGGCGATGCTCGAGACCGCTTACCTGCTGAAGGACCGCAAGCTCTCCCGTTCCGTGACCTTGCTGTTCAACGAGGGCGAGGAGCTGGGCCTGGCCGGCGCCCGCGCCTTCCTCGACGGCGATCCGCTCAAAGACCGCGTCGACGCGCTGGTCAACCTCGAGGCGCGGGGCACGACCGGGCCGGTCAACATGTTCGAGACCAATGTCCCCAATGCCCAGGCGATCGACTGGTTCTCGCGCGCCGCGCCGCACCCGGTCGCGAGCAGCCTCGCGGTCAGCGCCTACCGGCTCATCCCCAATTACACCGACGTCAACAGCTTCGCCGAGGACCGGCGGTGGGTGACGCTGAACTTCGCGCCGATCGGCAACGAGACGCGCTACCACAGCCCGGGCGACAATCTCGCGGGCCAGGATCCCGCCACGCTCCAGCACATGGGCGACCAGTTGCTGGCGCTGGCGGGCAGCATCCAGCCGGGTGCCTATCCCGCCGAGACGCGCGGCGAGCGCCTGTTCATGACCGTGCCGCCGCTGGGCCTCCTCGTCCTGCCGATGTCGGCGGGGATCGCGGCCGCCATCGGGCTCGGCCTGCTGTTCGTCGCCCGGGTCCACCGCCGCCGCGCCTGGCCGGCGGTCGTGCTGATCCTTGGCACCATCATCGCTGCCACCGCCGCCGTCTATGCCGCGCTGGCCGTCGTTGGGTCCTTGCGCGAGGGCCAGTTCTGGCGCGCCCATCCGGTGCTGACCGAGGGGGCCATCTACGCCACCGTGATCGCGGTCGGCCTGGCGGCGCTCCGCCTCGCCCGCCGGCTCGAGGTCCGCAAGTGGCGCGTCGCCTTCTGGCTGGTCTATCTCTTGCTCGGCGCCGCGCTCAGCACGGTCGCGAGCGGCGCGCTCATCTATTTCCTCCTTGCTCCCGCGGTCTTCGCCCTTGCCCTCCTCGCCGGGTTCCGCTCCGAGCGGGCCGAGACATGGCTGTCCCTCCTCGCGGCACTCGTCCTGTATCTCAGCCTCGGCAGCATGGTCGGGCTCCTGCAGGACCTGGTGAACGGCGGGCCGCTGGCGATCTTCGGGCTGTTCGGAGGCCTGCTCATCCTCCCCTGGCTGATCGAGGCGAAACCGCTGCTCGACGACCTGCCGCGACGCGCCTTCCTCGTCGGCGCCGCCGCCCTCGTCCTCCTCGCCTGGCTGCCGCCCGCGCTCGCCCCGGCCTACAGCGCCGACCGCCAGCAGCAGTGGACGCTCCAATATGTGCGCGAAGAGGGAAAGCCGCCGGCCTGGTCGATCGTCAATGATCGCAAGCCCTTGCCGACCGATCTTCAGAGAATAGCGCAATGGCGGCAGGGCCAGCTTCCGCTCGGCAAACGCCTCCGCTGGATCGCCCGCGCGCCCGCCCAGCTTGGCTTTGCCGACCCCCGCCTCGACCCGGTCGGCGACATCGCGCTTGGGTCAGGCCGTTCGCTGTTGTTCTGGCTGGCCACCGGCGGTGCCGACACGGTCAGCCTGACGATCGAGCGGCAGGGCGCGCTGCTGGCGGGCGGGTTCAATGGCCGCACCGTGGCGCTGAAACCCGAGGCCAGGGTTCCCTACACCGTCACCTGCACGGGCCGCAGCTGCGACGGCGCGGTGGTCCGGCTCGATCTCGTCAAGGCGCCCGTCACGGTCCAGCTCACCGCCACCCACTGGCGCCTGCCTCCCGTCGCCGCGCCGCTGGCCGCCGCCCGCCCCGCCTTCGCCCGGCCGCAATATCTCCCCGACGCGACGATCCTCGTCAGCCGCGTCAGGCTCTGA
- a CDS encoding dimethylarginine dimethylaminohydrolase family protein — MPTAFTRGLSPTFAACELTHLDRKPIDLARAERQHRAYEAALADAGLEVVRLPDLPGHADSVFVEDTAILLGEHAIITRPGAQSRRDETDSTAESLSDRFIVHRLTRGKLDGGDVLRIGKRLYVGQSSRSDCAGIVNLAGLAGRLGYEVVEVPHERCLHLKTGATHVGHDSAGRDVVLINPDWIDPNAFEDVFLLPSHPLESFGANALRAGDRLLHAAAYPYTAERLRALGFDVEDVDIGELEKAEAGLTCMSLIAD; from the coding sequence ATGCCGACTGCCTTCACGCGGGGCCTGAGCCCGACCTTCGCCGCCTGCGAGCTCACCCACCTCGACCGCAAGCCGATCGACCTGGCGCGCGCCGAGCGCCAGCACCGCGCCTATGAAGCCGCGCTTGCCGACGCCGGCCTCGAGGTGGTCCGCCTTCCCGACCTTCCCGGCCATGCCGACAGCGTGTTCGTCGAGGACACCGCGATCCTGCTCGGCGAGCATGCGATCATCACCCGCCCGGGCGCGCAGTCGCGGCGGGACGAGACCGACAGCACCGCCGAGAGCCTTTCCGACCGCTTCATCGTCCACCGCCTGACCCGCGGCAAGCTTGACGGGGGCGACGTGCTGCGGATCGGCAAGCGCCTCTACGTCGGCCAGTCGAGCCGCAGCGACTGCGCGGGCATCGTCAATCTCGCCGGGCTCGCCGGACGCCTCGGCTATGAAGTGGTCGAGGTGCCGCACGAGCGCTGCCTCCACCTCAAGACCGGCGCGACCCATGTCGGCCACGACAGCGCCGGGCGCGACGTGGTGCTGATCAATCCCGACTGGATCGATCCCAACGCCTTCGAGGACGTGTTCCTGCTGCCCAGCCACCCGCTCGAATCCTTCGGCGCCAACGCGCTCCGGGCCGGCGACCGCCTGCTCCACGCCGCCGCCTATCCCTATACCGCCGAGCGGCTGCGGGCCCTCGGTTTCGACGTCGAGGACGTCGACATCGGCGAACTCGAGAAGGCCGAAGCCGGCCTCACCTGCATGAGCCTCATCGCGGACTGA
- a CDS encoding heme A synthase, producing the protein MSAPALVPPTARPRAVSNWLLTLCALIFVMVVVGGITRLTESGLSITEWKPITGAIPPLTQAQWQHQFELYQRIPEYQQLNRGMTLDEFKNIFFWEWAHRQLGRVIGLVALLPLVWFAAKKAIPRGYGWRTGIIFLLVCVQGAIGWWMVASGLTERTDVSHVRLAVHLLTALVILSFTLWTALDLRSEGAVPRKVPTLGLWAFAALFVQLLFGAYVAGLDAGYAFDTWPLMGDELYPAAAPWLEPFVRNFVDNPVTVQFVHRWWAWVVLVFAVVLARKVRPSSRRHSIALHSAIGAQILLGIWTLLSGVKLHVAVAHQATAVLVVASFVAAIHRLAVPGRVTERAAPLVPSTAEGL; encoded by the coding sequence ATGTCCGCCCCCGCGCTCGTCCCTCCGACCGCCCGCCCGCGCGCCGTCAGTAACTGGCTGCTGACCCTGTGCGCCCTCATCTTCGTGATGGTGGTGGTCGGCGGCATCACCCGCCTCACCGAAAGCGGGCTCAGCATCACCGAGTGGAAGCCGATCACCGGCGCCATTCCGCCGCTCACCCAGGCCCAGTGGCAGCACCAGTTCGAGCTCTACCAGCGGATCCCCGAATATCAGCAACTCAACCGCGGCATGACGCTGGACGAGTTCAAGAACATTTTCTTCTGGGAGTGGGCGCACCGCCAGCTGGGCCGGGTCATCGGCCTCGTCGCCCTCCTCCCCCTCGTCTGGTTCGCCGCGAAGAAGGCAATCCCGCGCGGCTACGGCTGGCGCACGGGCATCATCTTCCTCCTCGTCTGCGTGCAGGGCGCGATCGGCTGGTGGATGGTCGCGAGCGGGCTGACCGAGCGAACCGACGTCAGCCATGTCCGCCTCGCGGTGCACCTGCTGACCGCCCTGGTGATCCTCTCCTTCACGCTGTGGACCGCGCTTGACCTGCGCAGCGAGGGCGCCGTCCCGCGCAAAGTCCCGACCTTGGGGCTGTGGGCCTTCGCCGCCCTGTTCGTGCAATTGCTGTTCGGCGCCTACGTCGCGGGGCTCGACGCCGGCTATGCCTTCGACACCTGGCCGCTGATGGGCGACGAGCTCTATCCCGCCGCCGCCCCCTGGCTCGAGCCCTTCGTCCGCAACTTCGTCGACAATCCGGTCACCGTGCAGTTCGTGCACCGCTGGTGGGCCTGGGTCGTCCTCGTCTTCGCGGTCGTCCTCGCCCGCAAGGTGCGTCCCTCGAGTCGGCGCCACTCGATCGCGCTTCATTCGGCGATCGGCGCCCAGATCCTGCTCGGCATCTGGACGCTGCTGTCGGGCGTGAAGCTCCACGTCGCGGTCGCGCACCAGGCCACGGCGGTGCTGGTGGTGGCGAGCTTCGTCGCCGCCATCCACCGGCTGGCTGTTCCGGGCCGGGTCACCGAGCGGGCCGCCCCGCTGGTCCCGAGCACCGCCGAGGGACTCTAG
- a CDS encoding TMEM175 family protein: MDATPSPLSPDAPLRRDSHEGEGATRGTARMEAFADGVFAIAFTLPVFNIVMPTLGGRGSDLGSDLLAGWPHHLGYLIASLIIALYWVHHHFSGAIYRTTGHSFLLATALFLTMIGYIAFPVRAFAESIPHPGALPDAARFLSVALALTSLSWLTKWSVGRHFGHVDDRLDPAYVDRLTRTYRRMSAWNVAAALIAWVDWRIGLAMSAAGLLAKLKPPETPRYCTEAPVIEGEA; the protein is encoded by the coding sequence ATGGACGCCACCCCTTCCCCCCTTTCGCCCGACGCGCCGCTTCGCCGCGACAGCCACGAGGGCGAAGGCGCGACCCGCGGCACCGCGCGGATGGAGGCTTTCGCCGACGGCGTCTTCGCCATCGCCTTCACCCTGCCCGTCTTCAACATCGTGATGCCGACGCTGGGCGGTCGCGGCAGCGATCTCGGCAGCGACCTCCTCGCCGGCTGGCCGCACCATCTCGGCTATCTCATCGCCAGCCTGATCATCGCGCTTTACTGGGTGCACCACCATTTCTCGGGCGCGATCTACCGAACCACCGGTCACTCTTTCCTGCTCGCGACCGCGCTGTTCCTGACCATGATCGGCTACATCGCCTTTCCGGTCCGCGCCTTCGCCGAGAGCATCCCCCACCCAGGCGCCCTTCCGGACGCCGCGCGCTTTCTCAGCGTCGCGCTCGCGCTGACCTCGCTGTCGTGGCTCACCAAGTGGAGCGTCGGGCGCCATTTCGGTCATGTCGACGATCGCCTCGACCCCGCCTATGTCGATCGCCTGACCCGGACCTACCGGCGGATGTCGGCCTGGAACGTCGCCGCGGCCCTCATCGCCTGGGTCGACTGGCGGATCGGCCTGGCCATGTCGGCGGCGGGACTGCTGGCGAAACTGAAGCCTCCCGAGACCCCGCGCTACTGCACCGAGGCCCCGGTCATCGAGGGCGAGGCCTAG
- a CDS encoding aspartate-semialdehyde dehydrogenase, translating into MGYRVVVVGATGNVGREMLNILAERQFPLDEVAAVASARSQGDIIDFGDSGRELKVSNLEHFDFSGWDMALFAIGSEGSKLHVPRAAAAGCTVIDNSSLYRMDPDVPLIVPEVNPEALAGYKAKNIIANPNCSTAQMVVALKPLHDAAGIKRVVVSTYQSVSGAGKKGMDELFSQSRNIFVGDPSEPEFFPKQIAFNVIPHIDSFLDDGSTKEEWKMVVETKKILDSRIKVTATCVRVPVFVGHSESVNVEFEREISAKEAQDILRESPGVMLVDKREAGGYVTPVEAVGDYATFVSRVREDPTVENGLNLWVVSDNLRKGAALNAVQIAELLGRKHLQKG; encoded by the coding sequence ATGGGTTATCGGGTCGTCGTGGTCGGCGCGACGGGCAATGTCGGGCGCGAAATGCTGAACATCCTGGCCGAGCGGCAATTCCCGCTCGACGAGGTGGCGGCGGTGGCCTCGGCGCGCAGCCAGGGCGACATCATCGACTTCGGGGACTCAGGGCGCGAGCTCAAGGTCTCGAACCTCGAGCATTTCGACTTTTCCGGCTGGGACATGGCGCTGTTCGCGATCGGCTCGGAAGGCTCGAAGCTGCATGTCCCGCGCGCGGCCGCGGCAGGCTGCACCGTGATCGACAACAGCTCGCTCTACCGGATGGACCCGGACGTGCCGCTGATCGTGCCCGAGGTGAACCCCGAGGCGCTGGCCGGCTACAAGGCGAAGAACATCATCGCCAATCCCAATTGTTCGACGGCGCAGATGGTGGTGGCCTTGAAGCCGCTGCACGATGCGGCGGGAATCAAGCGGGTGGTGGTCTCGACCTACCAGTCGGTCTCGGGCGCGGGGAAGAAGGGCATGGACGAACTGTTCAGCCAGTCGCGCAACATCTTCGTCGGCGATCCCAGCGAACCCGAATTCTTCCCCAAGCAGATCGCCTTCAACGTCATCCCGCACATCGACAGCTTCCTCGACGACGGCTCGACCAAGGAAGAGTGGAAGATGGTGGTCGAGACCAAGAAGATCCTCGATTCGCGGATCAAGGTCACCGCGACCTGCGTCCGGGTGCCGGTGTTCGTCGGCCATTCGGAAAGTGTCAACGTCGAGTTCGAGCGCGAGATCAGCGCCAAGGAAGCGCAGGACATCCTGCGCGAGTCGCCCGGCGTCATGCTGGTCGATAAGCGCGAAGCCGGCGGCTACGTCACCCCGGTCGAGGCGGTGGGCGATTATGCGACCTTCGTGTCCCGCGTGCGCGAGGATCCGACGGTCGAGAACGGCCTCAACCTGTGGGTGGTCAGCGACAACCTCCGCAAGGGCGCCGCGCTGAACGCGGTGCAGATCGCCGAACTGCTGGGGCGCAAGCACCTGCAGAAGGGGTAA
- a CDS encoding DUF2238 domain-containing protein — translation MALALPLFWWALARRPLSTLSVGAIALFIGLHLLAAHWSYSFVPYREWVGLAEGGRNHFDRLVHFLFGLLLTVPLVEVVERYLGLSRAVAMLFAFLAIQATSAVYEIFEWGLALTMAPDAVEAYNGQQGDIFDAQKDMGLALVGNLLALVPAAVRKIR, via the coding sequence GTGGCGCTGGCGCTCCCCCTTTTCTGGTGGGCGCTGGCTCGGAGACCGCTGTCGACCTTGTCCGTCGGGGCCATTGCACTTTTTATCGGGCTGCACCTGCTGGCCGCACACTGGTCGTACAGTTTCGTGCCCTATCGCGAATGGGTCGGTCTGGCAGAGGGTGGGCGCAATCACTTCGATCGCCTCGTGCATTTCCTGTTCGGCCTGCTTTTGACCGTCCCGCTCGTCGAGGTGGTGGAGCGCTATCTTGGGCTGAGCCGGGCTGTGGCGATGCTCTTCGCCTTCCTTGCCATCCAGGCGACTAGCGCGGTCTATGAAATCTTCGAATGGGGGCTGGCGCTGACGATGGCGCCCGATGCGGTCGAAGCCTACAATGGGCAGCAAGGCGATATTTTCGATGCCCAGAAGGACATGGGCCTCGCGTTGGTCGGCAATCTGCTGGCGCTCGTGCCGGCTGCTGTGAGGAAGATCCGATGA
- a CDS encoding Fur family transcriptional regulator: MARHDHHQHGGADLKAAARDRLTTRGEQWTGMREAVFDALAGFDRPASAYDIAEAVSKSQGRRVAANSVYRILDLFVGSNLARRVESANAYVANNHPACLHDCIFLICDHCGQAKHIDNDSIANEVREAAAKSGFAPTRPVIEVRGTCEDCR; this comes from the coding sequence ATGGCGAGACACGATCATCACCAGCATGGCGGCGCGGATCTCAAGGCGGCGGCGCGCGACCGGCTGACGACCCGCGGCGAGCAGTGGACCGGGATGCGCGAGGCGGTGTTCGACGCGCTTGCCGGCTTCGATCGCCCGGCGAGCGCCTATGACATCGCCGAGGCGGTTTCCAAGTCGCAGGGGCGACGGGTTGCGGCCAACAGCGTCTACCGGATCCTCGACCTGTTCGTCGGCAGCAACCTTGCCCGCCGGGTCGAGAGCGCCAACGCCTATGTCGCCAACAACCACCCGGCCTGCCTGCACGACTGCATCTTCCTGATCTGCGACCATTGCGGGCAGGCCAAGCATATCGACAATGACAGCATCGCCAACGAAGTGCGCGAGGCGGCCGCCAAGAGCGGTTTCGCGCCCACCCGCCCGGTGATCGAGGTGCGCGGCACCTGCGAGGACTGCCGCTAG
- a CDS encoding ArsR/SmtB family transcription factor, with product MARLLHPRLDDVPLEAVLHALSDPGRLAIVRRLHDCDVAKADGLACAVAAPEGMPKATMSNHFGVLRAAGLIRSEKAGVRMVNRLRTEELAARFPGLLDAVLAAASSATR from the coding sequence ATGGCGCGGCTTCTTCACCCCCGATTGGACGATGTTCCGCTCGAAGCGGTGCTTCACGCCTTGTCCGATCCGGGGCGGCTGGCGATCGTCCGGCGCCTCCACGACTGCGATGTGGCCAAGGCCGACGGGCTGGCCTGCGCCGTCGCCGCGCCCGAGGGCATGCCCAAGGCGACCATGTCCAACCACTTCGGCGTGCTTCGCGCGGCAGGGTTGATCCGCTCGGAAAAGGCGGGGGTACGGATGGTCAACCGGCTGCGGACCGAGGAGCTTGCCGCGCGCTTTCCGGGGCTGCTCGACGCCGTCCTTGCCGCCGCCTCGTCCGCAACCCGCTGA
- a CDS encoding MerC domain-containing protein, with protein sequence MTRTHSSTHAWDRLAIGLSGVCLVHCVATTVLVATMSAFGSLLGNHWIHEVGLSFAMALGAFALGRGILEHGFMMPSAVGGMGLGVMGGALTLPHDGTEAVATIVGVMILALGHDLNRRGTAHPFGRR encoded by the coding sequence ATGACTCGCACCCACTCCTCCACCCATGCCTGGGACCGGCTGGCGATCGGCCTGTCGGGCGTCTGCCTCGTGCACTGCGTCGCGACGACGGTGCTGGTGGCGACGATGTCGGCGTTCGGGAGCCTGCTCGGCAATCACTGGATCCACGAGGTCGGGCTGAGCTTCGCCATGGCGCTCGGCGCCTTCGCGCTCGGCCGCGGCATCCTCGAGCATGGGTTCATGATGCCGAGCGCAGTGGGCGGCATGGGCCTGGGCGTGATGGGCGGGGCGCTGACCCTGCCGCATGACGGGACCGAAGCGGTGGCGACGATCGTCGGGGTGATGATCCTCGCGCTCGGCCACGACCTCAACCGCCGCGGCACCGCGCACCCCTTCGGCCGCCGCTAG
- a CDS encoding GFA family protein — MTQMTGGCACGAKRFSVDLPDDHHAYLCHCRMCQRASGNVSLAMVGVRQDAVTWTQEPDWYRSSAIAERPFCAQCGTTLGFRYAEGTDKMDLTVAAFDDPSGFVPKSHFGVESMHRAWVNTEGLPEMRSEDYAALQERWAKAKAD, encoded by the coding sequence ATGACCCAGATGACCGGCGGCTGTGCGTGCGGGGCGAAGCGGTTCAGCGTGGACCTGCCGGACGATCACCATGCCTATCTCTGCCACTGCCGGATGTGCCAGCGGGCGAGCGGCAATGTCAGCCTGGCGATGGTCGGGGTGCGCCAGGACGCCGTGACCTGGACGCAGGAGCCCGACTGGTATCGCAGCTCAGCCATCGCCGAGCGGCCCTTCTGCGCGCAATGCGGGACGACACTCGGGTTTCGCTATGCCGAAGGGACCGACAAGATGGACCTTACGGTCGCGGCCTTCGACGATCCCTCGGGCTTCGTGCCCAAGTCGCATTTCGGCGTTGAGAGCATGCACCGGGCGTGGGTGAATACCGAGGGGCTGCCCGAGATGCGCAGCGAGGATTATGCCGCGCTGCAGGAGCGCTGGGCCAAGGCAAAGGCTGACTAG
- a CDS encoding SDR family NAD(P)-dependent oxidoreductase, with protein sequence MTKVLGGKTALVTGASRGIGAAIARRLAADGAHVIAHYGRSAAEADAVVAEITAAGGSAKTLQADLATVAGIDSLVTATRDRLAGKPLDILVNNAGVAEYTGFAETDADVLDRQLAVNVRAPFLITTGLHDLIPDGGRIIFTSSIVAKTFFPGISAYAITKGAIDTLTRSLAGELGPRGIRVNAVAPGATDTDMAAWIHSEEGTATVHAMQALKRLARPADIANSVAFLAGPDSDWVTGQVIDTSGGSKL encoded by the coding sequence ATGACCAAGGTTCTTGGCGGCAAGACCGCCCTCGTCACCGGCGCCTCGCGCGGCATCGGTGCCGCCATCGCCCGCCGCCTCGCCGCCGACGGCGCCCATGTCATCGCCCATTATGGCCGCTCGGCCGCCGAGGCCGATGCGGTGGTCGCCGAGATCACGGCGGCCGGCGGCTCGGCCAAAACGCTGCAGGCCGACCTCGCCACCGTCGCGGGCATCGACAGCCTCGTCACCGCCACCCGCGACCGGCTCGCCGGCAAGCCGCTCGACATCCTCGTCAACAATGCCGGGGTGGCGGAATATACCGGCTTCGCCGAGACCGATGCCGACGTCCTCGACCGCCAGCTCGCGGTCAACGTCCGCGCGCCCTTCCTCATCACCACCGGCCTGCACGACCTGATCCCCGACGGCGGCCGGATCATCTTCACCAGCTCGATCGTCGCCAAGACCTTCTTCCCCGGGATCAGCGCCTATGCGATCACCAAGGGAGCGATCGACACGCTGACCCGGAGCCTCGCCGGCGAGCTTGGTCCGCGCGGGATCCGAGTCAATGCCGTCGCGCCGGGCGCGACCGACACCGACATGGCCGCCTGGATCCATAGCGAGGAAGGCACCGCCACCGTCCATGCCATGCAGGCCCTGAAGCGCCTCGCCCGGCCAGCGGACATCGCCAACAGCGTCGCGTTCCTCGCCGGTCCCGACAGCGATTGGGTCACCGGACAGGTGATCGACACCTCGGGTGGCTCGAAGCTCTGA